A stretch of the Synechocystis sp. PCC 7338 genome encodes the following:
- a CDS encoding DUF4253 domain-containing protein codes for MFDPTAIVEQQTNGINYDITTEDLIAKLQQWDGQYGIEISEVAFDSLIVRFQNLPTDLKALAGEIYEFCPDVIDQGFGCFDDALPMMIASGRELPPETQLLLTGVDWNDPDFGLTILENSLRQDQAVFLWWD; via the coding sequence ATGTTCGATCCAACGGCAATTGTTGAGCAACAAACCAACGGCATTAACTACGACATCACCACCGAAGACTTGATTGCTAAGCTTCAACAATGGGATGGGCAATATGGTATTGAAATCAGTGAAGTGGCTTTTGATAGTCTCATAGTCCGCTTTCAGAACTTACCAACGGATTTGAAAGCCCTAGCTGGGGAAATTTATGAATTTTGTCCTGATGTTATTGACCAGGGATTTGGCTGTTTCGATGATGCCCTGCCGATGATGATCGCTTCTGGTCGGGAGCTTCCCCCAGAAACCCAACTGCTATTGACAGGGGTGGATTGGAACGATCCAGATTTTGGTCTGACCATATTGGAAAATTCCCTCCGCCAAGACCAGGCAGTTTTCCTTTGGTGGGACTAG
- a CDS encoding PspA/IM30 family protein: MGLFDRLGRVVRANLNDLVSKAEDPEKVLEQAVIDMQEDLVQLRQAVARTIAEEKRTEQRLHQDTQEAKKWEERAKLALTNGEENLAREALARKKSLTDTAAAYQTQLAQQKAMSENLRRNLAALEAKISEAKTKKNMLQARAKAAKANAELQQTLGGIGTSSATGAFERMENKVLDMEATSQAAGELAGFGIENQFAQLEASSGVEDELAALKASMSGGALPGTSAATPQLEASPVDSSVPANNTGQDDAVIDQELDNLRRRLNDL; encoded by the coding sequence ATGGGATTATTTGACCGTCTAGGCCGCGTCGTCCGGGCTAACCTCAACGACCTCGTCAGTAAAGCTGAAGATCCAGAAAAAGTGCTGGAACAGGCCGTAATCGATATGCAAGAAGACCTGGTGCAACTCCGCCAGGCCGTTGCTCGCACGATCGCCGAGGAAAAACGAACAGAGCAACGTCTTCACCAGGACACCCAGGAAGCAAAAAAATGGGAAGAACGGGCAAAATTAGCCCTCACCAATGGGGAAGAGAATTTGGCCAGGGAAGCTCTGGCCCGCAAGAAAAGTCTGACGGATACGGCGGCGGCATACCAAACTCAGTTGGCCCAGCAAAAGGCCATGTCGGAAAACTTGCGGCGCAATCTGGCGGCCCTAGAAGCAAAAATTTCCGAAGCTAAAACCAAGAAAAATATGCTACAAGCCAGGGCTAAGGCGGCCAAGGCTAATGCTGAACTACAGCAAACTCTGGGAGGCATAGGTACCAGCAGTGCCACCGGTGCCTTTGAACGGATGGAAAACAAAGTGTTGGATATGGAAGCCACTTCCCAAGCCGCGGGGGAGTTGGCCGGCTTTGGCATCGAAAACCAGTTTGCCCAGTTGGAAGCTAGCAGCGGGGTAGAAGATGAGTTGGCCGCTCTCAAAGCGTCCATGTCCGGTGGTGCATTACCTGGAACTTCCGCCGCTACGCCCCAACTTGAAGCATCCCCGGTTGATTCTTCGGTGCCGGCCAATAATACTGGCCAAGATGATGCGGTGATTGACCAGGAATTGGACAATCTAAGGCGTCGATTAAACGATCTGTAG
- the secA gene encoding preprotein translocase subunit SecA produces the protein MLKALFGDPNTRKLKKFQPYVAEVNLYEEDIENLSDDELKHKTVEFREALDKARSDAETEEILDEILPEAFAVVREAGKRVLGMRHFDVQLLGGIILHKGQIAEMKTGEGKTLVATLPSYLNGLTGKGVHVVTVNDYLARRDAEWMGQIHRFLGLTVGLVQSGMTPEERKKNYGCDITYTTNSELGFDYLRDNMSTSMIEVVQRPFNFCIIDEVDSILIDEARTPLIISGQVERPTEKYLQASEIAAQLLPEEHYEVDEKQRNVLMNDEGFEKAEQLLKTNDLFDKNDPWAHYIFNAVKAKELFLKDVNYIVRNGEVVIVDEFTGRIMVGRRWSDGLHQAIEAKERVEIQKESQTLATITYQNFFLLYPKLSGMTGTAKTEETELEKVYNLQVTITPTNRPSSRQDWPDVVYKNEEAKWKAVALECEELHQQGRPILVGTTSVEKSEVISRLLQASGIHHNLLNARPENVERESEIVAQAGRKGAVTIATNMAGRGTDIILGGNADYMARLKVREYLMPKIVRPEDDELGAGVTGWVSGREKPQGFGNQNGKKKVKTWQVSPDIYPTTISQETEDLLKKAVKFAVDQYGLQSLTELEAEDKLAIASEKGPTDDTVILKLREVYNQIRREYEVLTSAEHKEVIELGGLHVIGTERHESRRVDNQLRGRAGRQGDPGSTRFFLSLEDNLLRIFGGDRVAGLMNMFRVEEDMPIESKMLTGSLEGAQKKVETYYYDIRKQVFEYDEVMNNQRKAIYAERRRVLEGLDLKEQVLVYAEKTMDEIVDAYVNPELPPEEWDVENMLDKAKQFVYLLEDLTVEDLGDMTVWEMKTFFHEEVRKAYDLKENQVDKVRPGLMREAERYFILQQIDNLWREHLQSMEALRESIGLRGYGQKDPLIEYKQEGYEMFLEMMIDIRRNVVYSLFQFQPQQQPQTV, from the coding sequence ATGTTAAAAGCTCTCTTCGGTGATCCTAATACGCGTAAACTGAAAAAGTTTCAGCCCTACGTGGCGGAGGTCAACCTCTACGAAGAGGACATCGAAAACCTGTCTGATGACGAATTGAAGCATAAGACCGTCGAGTTTCGGGAGGCATTGGACAAGGCCCGCAGCGATGCGGAAACAGAAGAAATTTTAGATGAAATTTTGCCGGAGGCCTTTGCCGTTGTTAGGGAAGCGGGGAAACGGGTACTCGGTATGCGTCACTTTGACGTGCAACTGTTGGGGGGGATCATTCTCCACAAAGGGCAAATTGCGGAAATGAAAACCGGGGAAGGGAAAACCCTGGTGGCCACTTTGCCCTCCTATTTGAATGGTTTAACGGGGAAAGGGGTTCATGTGGTGACAGTGAATGACTACCTGGCCCGACGGGACGCGGAATGGATGGGACAAATCCATCGCTTTTTGGGCCTAACGGTGGGTTTGGTACAATCCGGTATGACCCCAGAGGAAAGGAAAAAAAATTACGGTTGTGATATTACCTACACCACCAACAGTGAATTGGGGTTTGATTACCTGCGGGACAATATGTCCACGTCCATGATTGAGGTGGTACAACGCCCCTTTAACTTTTGCATTATTGACGAGGTCGACTCGATTTTAATTGATGAAGCCCGTACTCCCTTGATTATTTCTGGCCAAGTGGAACGGCCGACGGAGAAATATCTTCAAGCCTCGGAAATTGCCGCCCAGTTACTTCCGGAAGAACATTACGAAGTGGACGAAAAACAACGTAATGTCTTGATGAATGACGAAGGTTTTGAAAAGGCAGAACAATTATTAAAAACCAACGACCTATTTGATAAAAACGATCCCTGGGCCCACTATATTTTCAACGCTGTCAAAGCGAAGGAATTATTCCTCAAGGATGTGAACTACATTGTCCGTAACGGGGAAGTGGTGATTGTCGATGAGTTTACCGGCCGGATTATGGTGGGTCGCCGCTGGAGTGATGGCCTACACCAGGCGATCGAAGCTAAAGAACGGGTGGAAATCCAAAAAGAAAGCCAGACGTTGGCTACCATTACCTATCAAAATTTCTTTTTGCTTTATCCCAAACTTTCCGGCATGACGGGGACAGCAAAAACGGAAGAAACGGAATTGGAAAAGGTTTATAACCTCCAGGTGACCATTACCCCCACCAACCGTCCTTCCAGCCGTCAGGATTGGCCCGATGTGGTCTATAAAAACGAGGAGGCGAAGTGGAAAGCAGTAGCCCTGGAGTGTGAAGAACTGCACCAACAAGGTCGCCCCATCCTGGTAGGTACTACTAGTGTGGAAAAATCCGAGGTTATTTCCCGGCTGTTGCAAGCTAGCGGCATTCACCATAATTTGCTCAATGCCCGGCCAGAAAATGTGGAACGGGAGTCGGAAATTGTCGCCCAAGCAGGACGAAAAGGAGCCGTTACCATTGCCACCAACATGGCTGGTCGGGGTACGGACATTATCCTGGGGGGTAATGCGGATTACATGGCCCGCCTCAAGGTGCGGGAATATTTGATGCCAAAAATTGTCCGCCCGGAAGATGATGAGTTGGGGGCCGGAGTAACAGGTTGGGTGAGCGGTCGAGAAAAACCCCAGGGCTTTGGTAATCAAAATGGCAAGAAAAAGGTCAAAACTTGGCAGGTGTCGCCGGATATTTATCCCACTACCATCAGCCAAGAAACGGAGGATCTGCTCAAAAAAGCAGTAAAGTTTGCGGTGGACCAGTACGGTCTGCAAAGTCTGACCGAATTAGAGGCGGAAGATAAATTGGCGATCGCCTCGGAGAAGGGCCCCACCGATGATACTGTCATTCTCAAATTGCGGGAAGTCTATAACCAAATTCGCCGGGAGTACGAAGTGCTGACTTCGGCGGAACATAAAGAAGTGATTGAGTTGGGGGGATTGCACGTTATTGGTACAGAACGCCACGAGTCCCGTCGAGTAGATAACCAACTGCGGGGGCGGGCTGGTCGTCAGGGGGATCCCGGTTCCACTCGCTTTTTCCTCAGCCTGGAAGATAACCTATTACGAATCTTCGGTGGCGATCGAGTAGCGGGACTGATGAACATGTTCCGGGTGGAAGAGGACATGCCCATTGAATCGAAAATGCTCACCGGATCCCTGGAGGGAGCCCAGAAGAAGGTGGAAACCTATTACTACGACATCCGTAAGCAGGTGTTTGAGTATGACGAAGTAATGAATAACCAGAGGAAGGCCATTTATGCAGAGCGGCGGCGGGTATTGGAGGGACTAGATCTGAAGGAACAGGTATTGGTCTACGCCGAAAAAACCATGGATGAAATCGTCGATGCCTACGTTAATCCGGAATTACCACCGGAGGAATGGGACGTGGAAAATATGCTCGATAAGGCTAAGCAATTTGTCTATCTGCTCGAAGACTTAACGGTGGAAGACTTGGGAGATATGACCGTATGGGAAATGAAAACCTTTTTCCATGAAGAAGTCCGCAAGGCCTATGATCTCAAGGAGAACCAGGTGGACAAAGTGCGCCCCGGTTTAATGCGGGAAGCGGAACGGTATTTCATCCTGCAACAGATTGATAATCTCTGGCGGGAACATCTCCAGTCCATGGAAGCCCTGCGGGAGTCCATTGGTTTGCGGGGTTATGGACAAAAAGATCCCCTGATTGAATATAAACAGGAGGGTTATGAAATGTTCCTGGAAATGATGATCGATATCCGCCGTAACGTGGTTTATTCCCTGTTCCAGTTCCAACCCCAGCAACAACCCCAAACCGTTTAA
- a CDS encoding MBL fold metallo-hydrolase, whose product MAIAKLPCQILPNLYRFAPNRDTLGGTAYLLTTGEGNVLIDCPAWHGEIEEWLKQRGQVRWLCLTHRDGHGPKVKTIQEKLGCQVVVQEQEAYLLPGVKVCRFQEKLAIVPSFTAIWTPGYSPGASCYYWGENDGILFTGRHLLPNGEGHLRAIRQTKTFHWPRQQASVEKIYRYLDDNNLPLKAVCPGGNVGYLRGEQWCVNPRNAVESMLSEFQAKI is encoded by the coding sequence ATGGCGATCGCCAAACTACCCTGTCAAATTCTACCGAATCTGTATCGTTTTGCGCCTAATCGGGACACGCTGGGAGGCACCGCCTATTTATTAACCACCGGGGAGGGCAATGTGCTAATTGATTGTCCGGCTTGGCATGGAGAAATTGAGGAGTGGTTGAAGCAACGGGGCCAGGTACGCTGGCTATGTCTTACTCATCGGGATGGCCATGGTCCCAAAGTCAAAACAATTCAGGAGAAGTTGGGCTGTCAGGTGGTGGTGCAGGAACAGGAAGCTTACCTATTGCCAGGGGTAAAAGTTTGTCGATTTCAGGAAAAATTGGCGATCGTCCCATCCTTCACTGCCATCTGGACTCCCGGTTATTCCCCTGGTGCCAGTTGTTATTACTGGGGAGAGAACGACGGCATTCTTTTCACTGGCCGCCATTTACTACCAAATGGTGAAGGCCATTTAAGGGCAATACGACAGACAAAAACGTTCCATTGGCCCCGCCAGCAAGCCAGTGTAGAAAAAATTTATCGCTATCTGGATGACAACAATCTGCCCCTGAAAGCGGTTTGCCCAGGGGGGAATGTGGGTTATTTGCGAGGGGAACAATGGTGCGTAAACCCAAGGAACGCAGTGGAATCAATGCTCAGTGAATTTCAGGCAAAGATATGA
- the ruvB gene encoding Holliday junction branch migration DNA helicase RuvB, whose amino-acid sequence MAIKRSGNQNSSSNIKSDLLSPEVTAQERNANPSFEPPEASLRPQTLDDYVGQRDLKEVLRIAIQAAQGRQEAIDHLLLYGPPGLGKTTLALILAEEMQVRCKITAAPALERPRDITGILLALQPGDILFIDEIHRLNRLTEELLYPAMEDFRLDITMGKGQSAKVRSLNLARFTLVGATTKVGSLTSPLRDRFGLIQRLRFYELDELQQIILRTAGLLAVPISPTGAQAIAMRARGTPRIANRLLKRVRDYAQVKQQPEITPVLASEALDLYQVDKRGLDWTDRLVLQTLIEQFQGGPTGLEAIAAATGEDAKTIEEVYEPYLLQIGYLARTSRGRIATAAAYEHLGLTPPNPLLPW is encoded by the coding sequence ATGGCCATCAAACGTTCCGGCAACCAAAATTCTTCCTCCAATATTAAATCTGATCTGCTTTCCCCGGAAGTCACGGCCCAGGAACGAAATGCTAACCCTAGCTTTGAACCCCCAGAGGCATCCCTACGGCCCCAAACCCTAGACGATTACGTCGGCCAACGGGATCTTAAGGAAGTGTTACGCATTGCCATCCAAGCGGCCCAGGGCCGACAAGAGGCGATCGACCATCTCCTGCTATACGGCCCACCAGGGTTGGGCAAAACCACATTAGCTCTAATTTTGGCGGAGGAAATGCAGGTACGGTGCAAAATCACTGCGGCTCCAGCATTAGAACGACCCCGGGACATCACAGGGATATTGTTAGCATTGCAACCGGGAGATATTTTATTTATCGACGAAATTCACCGTTTAAATCGCTTAACGGAGGAACTACTCTACCCCGCCATGGAAGATTTTCGCTTGGATATCACCATGGGCAAAGGGCAAAGTGCCAAAGTCCGTAGTTTAAATTTGGCCCGGTTTACCCTGGTGGGAGCCACCACCAAAGTCGGTTCCCTTACTTCCCCGTTGCGAGATCGATTTGGCCTAATTCAAAGACTAAGATTTTACGAGCTAGATGAATTGCAACAAATTATTCTCCGCACCGCCGGTTTATTAGCTGTGCCCATTTCTCCGACCGGGGCCCAGGCGATCGCCATGCGAGCTAGGGGTACTCCCCGCATTGCCAACCGTTTACTGAAAAGGGTGCGGGATTACGCCCAGGTAAAGCAACAGCCGGAAATTACCCCAGTCCTAGCTTCGGAAGCGTTGGATTTATACCAAGTAGATAAACGGGGTTTGGATTGGACCGACCGCTTAGTTTTGCAAACTTTAATTGAACAATTCCAGGGCGGCCCCACCGGTCTAGAGGCGATCGCCGCCGCCACGGGGGAAGATGCTAAAACCATCGAGGAAGTGTACGAACCCTACCTGCTCCAAATTGGTTACCTGGCCCGCACCAGCCGAGGCCGCATTGCCACTGCCGCCGCCTACGAACACCTAGGGTTAACCCCCCCCAATCCCCTGCTACCTTGGTAG
- a CDS encoding Coenzyme F420 hydrogenase/dehydrogenase, beta subunit C-terminal domain, with amino-acid sequence MTVPAPHQKAKGLKPGSPRPAKELCSDCGLCDTYYIHYVKEACAFINQQFDHLEEQTHGRHRDLNKEDEVYFGVHEKMITARKQEPIPGAQWTGIVSTIGCEMLNKGLVEGVVCVQNTPEDRFQPQVVIAKTPAEVLAAKVNKPTLSPNLSVLEEVEKSGLKRLLVIGVGCQIQALRAVEKQLGLEKLYVLGTPCVDNVSRAGLQKFLETTSKSPDTVVYYEFMQDFRVHFKHEDGSTELVPFFGLKTNQLKEVFAPSCMSCFDYVNGLADLVVGYMGAPFGWQWLVVRNQTGQEMLDLVQDQLHIGQVDSSGDRHQAVQQGITAYDKAVTLPMWVAKMMGLVIDKIGPTGLEYARFSIDSHFTRNYLYVKRNHPEKLANHVPPFAQKIVEQYKLPQQ; translated from the coding sequence ATGACCGTTCCTGCCCCCCACCAGAAAGCCAAAGGTCTCAAACCCGGTAGTCCCCGTCCCGCCAAGGAACTCTGTAGTGATTGCGGTCTTTGCGACACCTACTATATCCACTACGTCAAAGAAGCTTGTGCCTTCATTAATCAACAATTTGACCATCTGGAGGAGCAGACCCACGGCCGCCATCGGGATTTAAATAAGGAAGATGAGGTTTACTTCGGGGTGCATGAAAAAATGATCACGGCCCGCAAACAGGAGCCCATCCCCGGAGCCCAGTGGACTGGCATTGTCAGCACCATTGGCTGTGAGATGTTGAACAAAGGCTTGGTGGAAGGGGTGGTCTGTGTGCAAAATACCCCGGAGGATCGTTTTCAGCCCCAGGTGGTGATTGCCAAAACCCCGGCGGAAGTGCTGGCGGCCAAAGTCAATAAACCGACCCTGTCCCCTAATTTGTCCGTGTTGGAGGAGGTGGAAAAGTCGGGCTTGAAACGTTTGCTGGTCATTGGTGTGGGTTGCCAGATCCAAGCTCTGCGGGCGGTGGAAAAACAACTGGGCTTAGAAAAACTCTATGTGCTGGGCACTCCCTGTGTGGATAACGTGTCCCGGGCGGGATTACAGAAATTCTTGGAAACCACCAGCAAATCCCCCGATACGGTGGTGTATTACGAATTTATGCAGGATTTCCGGGTGCATTTCAAACATGAAGATGGCTCGACGGAATTAGTGCCGTTCTTTGGTTTAAAAACTAATCAATTAAAGGAAGTTTTTGCCCCTTCCTGCATGAGTTGTTTCGATTACGTCAATGGCTTAGCGGATCTTGTGGTCGGTTATATGGGTGCTCCCTTTGGCTGGCAATGGTTGGTGGTACGCAATCAAACAGGGCAGGAAATGCTAGACCTGGTGCAAGACCAGTTACACATTGGCCAGGTGGACTCCAGCGGCGATCGCCATCAGGCAGTGCAACAGGGCATTACAGCCTACGATAAAGCCGTAACATTACCCATGTGGGTGGCGAAAATGATGGGTTTGGTAATTGATAAAATTGGCCCGACGGGGTTAGAGTATGCCCGCTTTTCCATTGATTCCCACTTCACCCGCAACTATCTTTACGTTAAGCGGAACCATCCGGAAAAGTTGGCTAACCATGTGCCCCCCTTCGCCCAAAAAATTGTTGAGCAGTATAAACTTCCCCAGCAATAA
- the cbiB gene encoding adenosylcobinamide-phosphate synthase CbiB, with amino-acid sequence MMAEELNFFPLNALLILAGSAWLDFLLGDPKSCLHPVQLMGWTIDFTSQWIIKNFTGQTTRRLWGIFLGLKIIIGSGFLPWLIINLAEKFSPVLAIIIQIVGVSSCFAGHSLAQAARSVIEPLQMGDLPTARQKLALFVGRDTDNLSETEILRATVESVAENTVDGVTAPLFYALLGLALPFIGPWPLAIAYKSVSTLDSMVGYKREPYTDLGWFSARLEDCLTWLPCRLTVLMLALLSKKTKQVLAMARRDGPLDPSPNSGWSEAVYAAILGVQLGGDNYYQGVLKKKPLLGDAIEPLTTAKITQSLWYSRTVFLWQLLLGLMAILAIQAGAMS; translated from the coding sequence ATAATGGCGGAAGAGCTCAATTTTTTTCCCCTTAATGCTTTGCTGATTCTCGCAGGATCTGCCTGGTTAGATTTTCTCCTGGGGGATCCCAAGTCTTGTTTGCATCCAGTGCAATTGATGGGCTGGACAATTGATTTTACCAGTCAGTGGATTATCAAAAACTTTACTGGTCAAACGACTCGACGTTTATGGGGGATTTTTTTAGGATTAAAAATAATTATCGGCAGTGGCTTTCTACCTTGGTTAATAATTAACTTAGCTGAAAAATTCTCTCCTGTTTTAGCCATAATTATACAAATAGTGGGGGTTTCTAGTTGTTTTGCCGGTCATAGTTTAGCCCAGGCGGCGCGGTCAGTGATCGAACCTTTACAAATGGGGGATTTGCCCACTGCGCGACAAAAATTAGCCCTCTTCGTGGGGAGGGATACGGATAATCTATCGGAGACGGAGATTTTAAGGGCCACGGTGGAAAGTGTGGCGGAAAATACAGTGGATGGAGTCACTGCGCCTTTGTTCTACGCTTTACTGGGATTGGCTTTACCTTTCATTGGCCCCTGGCCCTTGGCGATCGCCTATAAGTCAGTCAGTACGCTGGATTCCATGGTGGGCTATAAACGGGAGCCCTATACGGATTTAGGCTGGTTCAGTGCTCGGCTGGAAGATTGTTTAACTTGGTTACCCTGTCGCCTCACCGTATTAATGCTGGCGTTACTATCGAAAAAAACCAAGCAAGTCTTGGCCATGGCCCGTCGGGATGGGCCCCTCGATCCCAGTCCCAATTCTGGTTGGAGCGAAGCAGTTTATGCGGCCATTTTAGGAGTGCAACTGGGGGGTGATAACTATTACCAAGGGGTGTTGAAAAAGAAACCTTTATTAGGAGATGCCATTGAGCCTTTAACCACAGCCAAAATTACCCAAAGTTTATGGTATTCCCGCACAGTTTTTCTCTGGCAATTATTATTAGGGTTAATGGCAATATTAGCCATCCAAGCGGGTGCTATGTCTTAG
- a CDS encoding serine hydrolase, protein MKKSLFLVGALAFFSGLPAGDAWGETLDEKVQNILDEHYQTYGKDEFFSAIQLSTKVGDGETKTYSVGHKSHSPNSPAIDANSLFQIGSITKSFTAALLLQAEGAGKVTLSDNFVTYLPEYDRWSRVTITQLLNMTSGLPNYSDSPTVNYGFAYSPDRIWRDEELVDVVYPQPNLPAPPLNIGYAYTNTAYTLGGLILEKVYGQSYAEIIDEKLLQLLELKNTFYPIPSYPPGILARMVEGNNFNPYTNPELTGRPFDSSNLSWAGAAGGLVANTQDIIDWVRALFIEDQLLTPEQKEKLTQLVSLTSGEPIAGTTATETRGFGLGVVQGYHEDWGQYWFYQGETIGHRSFYLYFPCNEIIISALFNSAVNDQNNNVKLLLVSVYQALLDDQPNLVCKSE, encoded by the coding sequence ATGAAAAAATCTCTATTTCTGGTCGGTGCGTTAGCATTTTTTTCTGGTTTACCCGCCGGGGATGCCTGGGGAGAAACCCTGGATGAGAAGGTGCAAAATATCTTGGATGAACATTATCAAACCTATGGAAAGGATGAATTTTTTAGTGCTATTCAGTTGTCCACTAAGGTAGGGGATGGAGAAACTAAGACCTATTCAGTGGGCCATAAAAGCCATAGTCCCAACAGTCCCGCTATTGATGCCAACAGTCTGTTTCAAATTGGCAGTATAACCAAATCTTTTACTGCGGCTCTCCTCCTCCAAGCAGAGGGGGCAGGAAAGGTTACCCTATCTGACAATTTTGTCACCTACCTGCCAGAATATGACCGCTGGAGTAGGGTAACAATTACCCAGTTGTTAAATATGACTTCCGGGTTACCCAACTACAGTGATAGCCCCACTGTTAACTATGGCTTTGCGTACAGTCCAGATCGTATTTGGCGGGACGAGGAATTGGTGGATGTGGTTTATCCCCAGCCCAATTTGCCCGCTCCCCCCTTAAATATTGGTTATGCCTACACCAACACTGCTTACACCCTAGGTGGTCTTATTTTAGAAAAGGTTTATGGCCAAAGTTATGCTGAGATAATTGATGAAAAACTTTTGCAACTGTTGGAACTAAAAAATACTTTCTATCCCATTCCCAGTTATCCTCCGGGAATTTTAGCTCGCATGGTGGAGGGAAATAATTTTAACCCTTACACTAACCCTGAGTTAACAGGCAGACCATTCGATAGTAGCAATCTTTCCTGGGCTGGAGCCGCCGGGGGTCTGGTGGCCAATACACAGGATATTATCGATTGGGTGAGGGCTTTATTTATCGAAGATCAATTACTTACCCCGGAGCAAAAAGAAAAGTTAACCCAATTAGTTTCCCTTACGAGCGGTGAGCCTATTGCTGGTACAACGGCCACAGAAACCAGAGGATTCGGTCTAGGAGTCGTCCAGGGTTACCACGAAGATTGGGGACAGTATTGGTTTTATCAAGGGGAGACCATTGGTCATCGTTCTTTTTATCTTTATTTTCCCTGTAATGAAATAATTATTTCTGCTTTATTTAATAGCGCTGTTAATGATCAAAATAATAATGTTAAACTCCTTTTGGTCAGTGTTTATCAAGCCCTCTTGGATGACCAACCAAATTTAGTTTGCAAAAGTGAATAA
- a CDS encoding thiazole synthase: MTAVFPSVANPSLPHASENLADSEDLLEIAGRKFHSRLMTGTGKYPSLTTMQDSVASSGCQIVTVAVRRVQTNAPGHEGLAEAIDWSTIWMLPNTAGCQTTEEAIRVARLGREMAKLLGQEDNNFIKLEVIPDTQYLLPDPIGTLEAAEQLVKEGFAVLPYINADPLLAKRLEEVGCATVMPLGSPIGSGQGIRNTANIAIIIENAKVPVVVDAGIGTPSEAAQAMEMGADAVLINSAIAMAANPVAMAQAMGMATQAGRLAYLSGRMPIKNQANASSPLTNLVV; encoded by the coding sequence ATGACTGCCGTGTTCCCCTCCGTTGCTAACCCTTCCCTGCCCCATGCTTCCGAAAATTTGGCAGACAGTGAAGACCTGTTAGAAATTGCCGGCCGCAAATTTCACTCCCGTCTCATGACTGGCACTGGTAAATATCCTTCTTTGACCACCATGCAGGACAGCGTTGCTAGCAGTGGTTGCCAAATTGTGACGGTAGCGGTGCGCCGTGTACAAACCAATGCCCCAGGCCACGAAGGACTAGCGGAAGCCATTGACTGGTCCACTATCTGGATGTTACCCAACACCGCCGGTTGCCAGACTACGGAGGAAGCTATTCGGGTCGCCCGGTTGGGGCGAGAAATGGCCAAACTGTTGGGGCAGGAAGACAATAATTTCATTAAACTGGAAGTCATTCCCGACACTCAATATCTATTACCAGACCCCATTGGTACCCTAGAAGCGGCGGAACAGTTGGTCAAAGAAGGTTTTGCCGTATTGCCCTATATTAACGCTGACCCCTTGTTAGCAAAACGTCTGGAGGAAGTGGGCTGTGCCACTGTGATGCCCCTCGGTTCCCCCATTGGTTCGGGACAGGGTATCCGCAACACGGCCAACATTGCCATCATCATTGAAAATGCCAAAGTTCCCGTGGTGGTAGATGCCGGCATTGGCACCCCCAGCGAAGCGGCCCAAGCCATGGAAATGGGTGCCGATGCGGTATTGATCAACAGTGCGATCGCCATGGCGGCCAATCCGGTAGCGATGGCCCAGGCCATGGGGATGGCCACCCAAGCGGGCAGGCTAGCCTATCTGTCGGGCAGAATGCCGATTAAAAATCAAGCCAATGCCAGTTCTCCCCTTACAAACCTAGTGGTTTGA